A genomic stretch from Hemicordylus capensis ecotype Gifberg chromosome 5, rHemCap1.1.pri, whole genome shotgun sequence includes:
- the LOC128327146 gene encoding interleukin-12 subunit beta-like yields the protein MLGMLVGFLGVLLTGTEAALGTFPSKLQVGEQEGSVELECNTTLAGNVSWKGSPPQAELERLGAHRLRVLKLRAPDAGNYSCWDGPRLLDSTFLAVRGRPSQLFHPGVTCQAESCDGSFTCAWDTLRPAAFRVRVCRRGQQQDPRDCPAREVTTASKGRVSILLQDGSFCCFAEEPEAPLELRLEAVSEDGSYEDLALELFLRDIVKPASPHRLAARRERGEKLLLSWAPPASWARPSLRYHLQLTTFTEKVEDLYSVGEAPGIHPGQEAFTTRADPLPGPFPQLGLELLGCLGQPAVRLALGPRREPPPPPSPSPVSSSSSSSSPFSGVDSAALASPWALPSVERGSDSHLGDDLWKSGGALPLLRQPQRGAQSSPELPATRHPIPAASGVQKGRHCGD from the exons atgctGGGAATGCTGGTGGGTTTCCTGGGGGTGCTCCTCACTGGCACTGAGGCGGCCTTGGGCACTTTCCCCTCCAAGC TGCAGGTtggggagcaggaaggaagcGTGGAGCTGGAGTGCAACACCACCTTGGCGGGGAACGTGAGCTGGAAGGGAAGCCCTCCTCAGGCGGAGCTGGAGCGGCTGGGGGCCCACCGCCTCCGGGTCCTGAAGCTGCGCGCCCCAGACGCCGGGAACTACTCCTGCTGGGATGGGCCCCGCTTGCTGGACAGCACCTTCCTGGCCGTGCGGGGCCGCCCCTCCCAACTCTTCCATCCAG GAGTGACCTGCCAGGCGGAGTCGTGTGACGGCAGCTTCACCTGCGCGTGGGACACCCTGCGCCCAGCGGCCTTCCGCGTCCGTGTCTGCCGCCG agggcagcagcaggaccCGAGGGACTGCCCCGCCAGAGAGGTGACCACGGCCTCCAAAGGCCGGGTCAGCATCCTGCTCCAAGACGGCTCCTTCTGCTGCTTCGCTGAGGAGCCAGAGGCCCCCCTGGAGCTGCGGCTGGAGGCTGTGAGTGAAGACGGCAGCTACGAGGACCTGGCGCTGGAGCTCTTCTTGAGAGACatag TGAAGCCCGCATCCCCCCACCGCCTGGCTGCCCGCAGAGAGCGGGGGGAGAAGCTGCTCCTGAGCTGGGCCCCTCCGGCTTCCTGGGCTCGGCCCTCCCTGCGCTACCACCTGCAGCTGACAACTTTCACGGAGAAGGTGGAGGATCTCTACAGCGTAG GAGAAGCTCCAGGAATCCATCCAGGGCAAGAAGCCTTTACAACTCGTGCAGATCCGCTGCCAGGACCCTTCCCTCAACTCGGCCTGGAGCTCCTGGGCTGTCTGGGGCAGCCTGCCGTGAGGCTGGCTCTGGGGCCACgccgggagcccccccccccgcccagcccctctcccgtctcctcctcctcctcctcctcctcgcccttcTCAGGAGTGGATTCTGCTGCCCTTGCCTCTCCCTGGGCTCTGCCCTCAGTAGAAAGAGGCTCGGATTCCCATTTAGGAGATGATCTCTGGAAGAGTGGGGGAGCCTTGCCCCTCTTGCGTCAGCCTCAAAGAGGGGCCCAgtccagtcctgagttgccagcaaccaggcaccccatcccagctgcttcTGGGGTCCAGAAGGGGAGACACTGTGGAGACtga
- the LOC128327147 gene encoding alpha-internexin-like, which produces MDSPTFGWRRSREEYRSGARLSWAAPSGAPPRASRLSAALGQVADPLERLDLAQVSNLNAELLGLRAQEKEQLVELNDRFATYVERVRDLEHRNRALLLELEALRRQERTPARLPQLYQQEVRGLRALLDSEAGDKARLEAERDRLRQSCGQLRERCAQEERRRLDAEETLRRVREEAAQATLATCDADGAAGSLRAELAFLQKLLGEERAELLAQAELATATRAAVVEGVPAAGTAKPDLAAALRDIRAQYERLAAKNMQSAEEWYRSKFASVAELASRNHEAVRGIRQETVEYRRLLQSRSAEIEALRGAIDSLHKQLESLEGQQSAEVARCQERVAELEQEISEAKEEMARYLREYQELLNVKMALDIEIAAYRKLLEGEEMWWSASLQPWMK; this is translated from the exons ATGGACTCCCCAACGTTTGGCTGGCGCAGGTCCCGAGAGGAGTATCGCAGTGGGGCGCGCCTCTCCTGGGCCGCGCCCTCTGGGGCCCCGCCGCGCGCCAGCCGCCTCTCTGCCGCGCTGGGCCAGGTGGCCGACCCCCTGGAGCGTCTCGACCTGGCGCAGGTGAGCAACCTGAACGCCGAGCTGCTGGGGCTGCGCGCCcaggagaaggagcagctggTGGAGCTCAACGACCGCTTCGCCACCTACGTGGAGCGCGTGCGGGACCTGGAGCACCGCAACCGGGCGCTGCTGCTGGAGCTGGAGGCGCTGCGGCGGCAGGAGCGCACGCCGGCCCGCCTGCCGCAGCTCTATCAGCAGGAGGTGCGCGGCCTGCGGGCGCTGCTGGATTCCGAGGCCGGGGACAAGGCGCGCCTGGAGGCCGAGCGCGACCGCCTCCGCCAGTCCTGCGGGCAGCTCCGCGAGCGCTGCGCCCAGGAGGAGCGCCGGCGCCTGGACGCCGAGGAGACGCTGCGCCGCGTCCGGGAAGAGGCTGCCCAGGCCACGCTGGCTACCTGCGACGCGGACGGAGCGGCCGGCTCGCTGCGCGCCGAGCTCGCCTTCCTGCAGAAGCTGCTGGGCGAGGAGCGGGCAGAGCTGCTGGCTCAAGCCGAGCTGGCCACGGCCAcaagggcagcagtggtggaagGCGTCCCAGCGGCGGGGACAGCCAAGCCCGACCTGGCGGCGGCGCTGCGGGACATCCGCGCCCAGTACGAGCGCCTGGCGGCCAAGAACATGCAGTCGGCGGAGGAGTGGTACCGCTCCAAGTTCGCCTCGGTGGCCGAGCTGGCCAGTCGCAACCACGAGGCAGTGCGCGGCATCCGCCAGGAGACCGTCGAGTACCGGCGCTTGCTGCAGTCCCGCTCGGCTGAGATCGAGGCCCTGCGCGGCGCCATCGACTCCCTGCacaagcagctggagagcctcgagGGCCAGCAGAGCGCCGAGGTGGCCCGCTGCCAG GAGAGAGTGGCGGAACTGGAGCAGGAGATCTCGGAGGCCAAGGAGGAGATGGCGCGGTACCTGCGCGAGTACCAGGAGCTACTGAATGTCAAGATGGCACTGGACATAGAGATCGCTGCCTATCG GAAGCTGCTGGAAGGGGAGGAGATGTGGTGGTcggcctccttgcagccctggatGAAGTGA
- the TLX2 gene encoding T-cell leukemia homeobox protein 2: protein MEPSGVEQQAGAGQTQQPHGPIRFGIDRILGWQQQHEQQQEQERGLAAVGAQGEPEVALYSSSGYAADYNPACSLGASYGLPGASAGSGGVIRVPAHRPLPSAPVCPQPRGASLTFPWLESNRRLAKDRMAAALPPFSVARRIGHPYQNRTPPKRKKPRTSFSRAQICELEKRFHRQKYLASAERAALAKALKMTDAQVKTWFQNRRTKWRRQTAEEREAERQQANRLMLHLQQEALQKGLGGQTLQQDPLCLHNSSLFALQNLQPWAEDHKVTSVSGAAALV from the exons ATGGAACCCTCCGGGGTGGAGCAGCAGGCGGGTGCCGGCCAGACGCAGCAGCCCCACGGGCCGATCCGCTTCGGCATCGATCGGATcctgggctggcagcagcagcacgagcagcagcaggagcaggagcgagGCCTGGCAGCCGTCGGGGCGCAGGGGGAGCCCGAGGTGGCGCTTTACAGCAGCAGCGGGTACGCAGCAGACTACAACCCGGCCTGCTCGCTGGGCGCCTCCTATGGCCTCCCCGGGGCCTCGGCGGGCAGCGGCGGGGTGATCCGAGTGCCGGCCCACAGGCCCCTCCCCTCCGCGCCTGTTTGTCCGCAGCCGCGGGGCGCCAGCCTCACTTTCCCCTGGCTGGAGAGCAACAGGCGGCTGGCCAAAGACCGGATGGCAG cCGCGCTGCCGCCCTTCTCAGTGGCAAGACGGATCGGGCACCCGTACCAGAACCGAACGCCGCCCAAGCGCAAGAAGCCTCGCACCTCCTTCTCGCGGGCGCAGATCTGCGAGCTGGAGAAGCGCTTCCACCGGCAGAAGTACTTGGCCTCCGCCGAGCGGGCCGCCCTAGCCAAAGCCCTCAAAATGACGGACGCCCAGGTCAAGACCTGGTTCCAGAACCGCCGCACCAAGTGGAG gcgcCAGACTGCGGAGGAACGGGAGGCGGAGCGCCAGCAGGCCAACCGGCTGATGCTGCACCTCCAGCAAGAGGCCCTCCAGAAAGGCCTGGGGGGGCAGACGCTGCAGCAGGACCCCCTCTGCCTGCACAACTCTTCGCTCTTCGCCTTGCAGAACTTGCAGCCCTGGGCCGAGGACCACAAAGTCACCTCGGTCTCGGGGGCAGCGGCGCTGGTGTGA